CTCAATAAAGTCTAAGTATATATTCTCTATGATTAACATGAGTTGTTAAATTTGAACAATtcgataatattatattatatatataaatattgacAAAGGAATTAAAACAGAAAATAATTCATCCAAAACAAGGTTCTCTAAGCTATTGAGAACGTTTCCCAAAATCAGGCTTTCTCCATGACCCGTTTCACACCGCTGGAGATCGAGAAGGCCACTTCTCCGAGTCCTCAATTTCATATTAGAGTATTTTTAACAATATTAGCTGCGCTTCTTTTGCATCACTCTTAACGACCTTTCTCACCACCCAATAATGCACCACATGGCCACACGCCTTTAGATGCCATCCGTACACGTGTCGTCAGTCCATTCGTGCAACGAGGCCTCGACCCGGGGGGTGATAAGTTGCTACTTTAATATATCTTGCGTGTAACCACGCGCTAAGCTGCTTGTTTTATGGTTGGGCGGCCGTCTAAGTGCTTCGATTTGCGCTTAACTTAATTATAAAATACGAGAGAAATGGTGTGATTGGACTAAAGATAAGGCGTTAAGCTCCATGCATCACGGCTGCTTGTTTGTGTCATTGTTGTGAGGTACCTAACCATACAAGCATGTtttgtaaatatatttaaaaaaaaaaaaacaaataacaAAGCCACTGaactaagataaaatttttatcgttggaccatctatcttttttttagtATTATGCACATTCGGCTATCTATTTTTTGATGGACGTTTTCGAAGTATatccgatcataatttttttcatagtcGGTtcgattataaaaaatttattcattgaaCTGCAGATTAATACATGACATAGGAATTGATAGGACATATACTTTCAAAGCAGAATATGAGATGGGGAAATTGGATATTGGTATGATTAAGGTAAAAATTGTCATAATATTtgctatgttgatgatatatttTTGGGTCTCAAAATCGTTATAACTTCTTTGGCTGTCAACGAGACCATTGAATTATGTATTTAAATATACTTAGTAAATTAGTTAATACAGTTTGGTCAACTAGTTGAAAATTAACTAATATTTTACACTTATGCCAAGGGATTgggttattttttaaaaactgtAATTCAATTGCTCAAGCTCATAGGTAAATGAAACTCTACTGTGGATTAATGGCTCCGAAAATATATCTCAAGTTATGCCTCAAGTGGTCCTAGGATTAAGGAACTTAAATGTAAGGACCTCTGTTTGACATGAACATTTAGGAAGCAAAATTGAAACCATATCTAGATTAAAATCCATGATTATCATATCAAATTCTATAGTTGTTTCTAAGCTCAACCATAACTACCAAGATGCATAAAATTGATAGATTAAGCAtctaatcaatatttttttagttaaatATTCAAACGCCCAGTATTTCAACAAGTCACATAGCAGCTAATCATTTCATGTCCGTTTGATTGCTTTTAATGTTAGGTATTGACAACATGACTCATGCCGTATAATAATTAAAGAAGAATCAAGAACATTTTGTTAGCACAGGCATGACCTAGCAAGTTGGCTTCTACTCAATGTTGTTCGCGACTATGTGTCACAAGCATTAAAATAAGTAAGGTAGTGCtctatcatcaaaaaaatataaatttattttaatttttagatggaTGTAGCTTTCTTTATCTAGAAAttcaatccttttttttttttttgtatatcccTCCCTCCATTCATAATCTATTTTCAAATgatagatgcaaaaaaaaaaaaaggttcaatTTAACATGCAATTTATATGGATGATATCTATACAAATCAATAAATAGAAACACCCTTGACCCTACCCCAACTTAATCTGCcgctaaacaaaaaaaaaatatcaatctaaACTTTGTTTTTACTAATGTTTGGTACTTTTCCCAGATAACCACCTTCTCTACCCAAAAAAATATCAACAGAGTTTTACGCATACGTGGGAGAGCCTGACCAAAAGGATCACCATTTCCAGTGTGTACCTACACGACACGCTATTTTAAAAGAAAGGCGATATTCTCACGCTCTTTTGAACGGCCTGGCCTATAGGACGAGGTCATGGGGTCGTTACAGCCGTTACGTAAGGAAATCGTTTTCCGTACTAAACGATAAACAGATCCAAAAAGGTCTAATTGGATAAGGGaggaacgaaaaaaaaaaaaagaaagaagctcCCGTGCCCGTTACGGCCCCAACTTTTACGCCGTTGTAGAGACCGTTACTTAAAACGTATGTCCCGCCAAGtgccatgaaaaaaaaattatatactattTCCATCATCTATGTTGAACTGGTGGTTGCATGAGTGGATCCATCTTCTTAGAAGGAGATTCCATGACTCTCTTTGGATTAATTCTTTTACTACTTATAGAGCTGCAGTTCATCTCTTTTTCCGTGACATCAATCTCtggagaaatattttatttttttttttaaaatcaaatacatATATAAAGAAGCGGACCAACCAGTTGATGGGACATTCAGGCATACATTGCAAGATGACTTCCTCAATGGTTCTCTAATGGTTGTTTTATAGAAACTAGTTGATATATTGGAAGtctatctttaaaaattttgacCGTAGGGCTTAGCTCATTTTATGCGCCGGACGAAAATTACTGTGGAGATATGGCTTCAATGTAAAAATTGCTAAATTAGCGAGTTGAATCCGTTGCAGCAATAATAATTTCCCTAATTTGTGGATGATCGATGATTCATTGATGAAGATGATTTCAACTCGAATGATCATTAGGGGTTTTGGTGTACACAAGATATTTGACACAGAATGCATACAATGTCATGCGTTCCAAGTATATTTTGACATCACCATCTTTCTCCTCTTCCGTTTTAGAGTCCAACCATAGAAAacagataaatattttttctttttaaaatgcaAGACTAACTTTAgacgaaaaaaaaatcagatttttgagTTTTCAGTAGAATGAACTGAGGAAAGTTTTTTACCTTCAACAGTTAATGTTGAGTCATCACTTCACTTGATATCCTTCTCGAGGTACAAGATGGGAGGACTGGCGATTTTAAATTTTCCTACTATTCTTCAATAGTCTTTATTCTCTGAGGGCATGGGCATGCAGCTGATGAAAGATGAGAGTACAGAGGGGTGATAAAATGGAGAATTTAATATGTACGACAACAGTATAGTGGGACATTCAAGCCAAATATTTTGCTTTATTGCAGCTGCctcaggggaaaaaaaaaagacttattCCCTGAAAACCAAGTAACTAAACAGCAATTAgtatttattttagaatttattcttttttctttgcAATTCATGTAAATTGTCTAGcaataataatatttttgtttAAAAGTTGATGGATTTTAAAGTGGGATGAGGGGGAGAACATTTGCATGTGGCTTACCATGTTCTCGAACCAGTATATATCTTCAGCTTTAAAAGACTGGTCCATAAATGAATGAAgagttaaatcatattctcttggGGCTAGTATGTGGACCTTAgacattaaaaatataaatattatgtttTAATATATGTTATCAAGATAATAGGAAATTTACTATACATAGGGTTAGGTATTTTCAAATGGAGCATTTTTAAATGTTGTCCAGTTTTTTAAAtagttttatagaaaaaaaatgtaAGAATCTATTTTGCTAACAAAACCATTATCTATTAGGATAGAATTATAATATTCAGGTTGTAAACCTAAtggaaacaaataaaaaaaaaaaccactcatTAAATTGTTTGTTAATTAATTAAACTTTGTTAATCATTAAACAATAACCGTCTAGCCTTATATTGAATGACATGTATGAAATAATGGTACACAACAAAACTTGTGATGATAACAAGGTTAACTTATTGTCGATGGTGACTCTTCTTTTATCTATTTTAGATAGCTTCCTCTCTCACCACAAGCATAAGCCTCATCTAAGTTCAtcgaataatttataaaatatataaaataattattgaattGTCTTGAATCTCTTGAAGGTTAGTGCCACAAGAACACTTCATCATTGAGAAAAGAAGTAAGATCTTCAGCATCTcgtatatattttatgatatttttagagCCTTGTGGCAATTATTCTTTGACATTGAATGAAGATAATGAAGGAAGAATATCATCAAAAGAAACAACTTGAGAAAGAAACTGAATAATATAAATAGCTCATGTTTATTAATTTGATACTAAAATTTGGTGTCAAGCAACTATAGGTGTTGATTTATTATAAAATCATTAGGTTGATTATTCCCTTTTGATGTATCAATCTTATAATCCCTCCCTCCGAAAGAAGTAAAAAGATAAAAAGCATTACGTAACCTTTCATTTCATCACCAAACTTTGCTATTTAGAAAATTGACATTATCTAATGATACTTTTaatattatcatagaaaattccTAAGATGCATCCAAAGTTGCTTTAAACAATAGTAATGATGCcaaatattgctagacatcaatataATTAAATCCAAATCATGCTAAGCTCCACTAATGCTGGTTCCAAGTTTGGATGAAAATGATTGGCCATGAAAAGAAGCTCAAACTATGAAATGATAGATCAAGCTGTGGTTGCAAGTGGATTTATTAGTGTCACCCTCCATGTTACAAGCCACTGAAACCACGTCATGATTTGAGAATCAAATGAAATTAAAGGGAATCATGAAATAAATCAATCACAAACccatcatatacttggagaactagATCCCCTCAATGCAAGAATGACCATTCTATGGGCCCACAAGATCATCCTCCGTCCTGGGGAACCTGTTGAGTGTCAGTTCAGAACACCTTTAATTGGAGAAAAGAATCAGACTATTGATCTTTTCCAATGAGTCCAGAAACAAAGAATCCCtttttctcccaaaaaaaaaaaattgcatctcATGCTCTGGAGAAGAAGGCTTGATGCTCTTTTGTTCTTCTAGATGCTCCATTAGTGAGACTTTTTCTTTGAGATATATGAAAAGTTACGCAAAGCATAAGTTATGCCAAGGTGGAAGACACTTTAATGGTGGCCAAAATCGGCCACCCCATGGCCCTTGAATCATGTCGGCATTACATGGAGTCCTGCCTTCCAAAGGTTGTTCACTTTGTGCCCTTGACTTTCTATGGTTAGCCTTCTTGCAATCAAACACACTTGATGTTTTGTTTGGCTAGTTAGCTTTGAATCTTGGTGTAAAAATCCATGAGTAAATCTTCCAGCAATTAAAGCTAGTTTCACTTTCACCTTTTGTAATTTTGGACCATATTTGTTTTTGATTTGACACAAAGTTAATACTTTGAGACATAGAGTGATGATCAATTCTAGTAAACCATCAAATTGCTTAGAATGCTATAGTTTTGCTTTTGGTTCAGATCGATTTGCCTCAATTGCGTGTCCCTTTGTCTCATGCTTGCTATGTTGACTTTTACAAATTTGACTTGTTATGTTATGTGCACGTTTGAAATGCCTTCTTCGTGCATAAATTTCCCTTAACTTTTTGTTTCCTGGAAGACATgtttaatttctttctttttcttctatgcaTAGTCTATCCGTAGATCCGGTCCAAATTTTCGTCTCTCTACCTTATCTTTgtcttttatatatttatattttttatttatagatcttattttatatttttggtaaGGATTTccttatgtattttcaaaaacacATGTTgtcattatatttttaaattttcttagcctgtcttttaattttttttggatgtatTTATATAGATAATGATCGACATACATACGCTTTCATGTCGGCCCAAGTCAATCTCTACATTTAAGAAATTGCTGGTAAACGACAACTAAAATCATAATCTAACATTTCttacactttttttttctttttaattttgttGGCAATGCACGACTTTTCAACGATGCCATCTCCATTAGGCCAGTCTTGGATGGACACGGAAAAGGTCAAACACCTCCTTGATTCTAGTAGTCCAACAACTAACGCGAAGCAAGGACCTAAATTACATAACATACAACatacaatattttttaaaaaaataaaaaatattgataatgcGGTTTAATTACATCTTTAAAAGAATGTGGACGTAGCATTATATTTTTTAcacaaatctaaattaaaaaaaaaaatgatgaccaTAACAATATTTTGAGGTCCACGGTCAACTCTAAGCATCTCCCTGACTAAACGATGGATTTGAGTTGTATTtttcacatatattttttttttttcaacaatatATACTATCTGATCATATGTTGCGGAATCTATGCAAacagatgaaagaaaaaattcgagtaATTTGAAAATTGTGCAAAACATGATCCAGCGATTGCTGTCATGAAAAAGGATCAATCATCCTTTTGCGTGAAAGATACCAACCGATCCCTTGAATGAAATGGAACCAAGTGGTACTCAAGGAGTCGAGGACCCAGCACCATCATGCGCTTATCTAAGAAAAACCTTTCCATCGCTGAGAAATTTGACACACCTACCGATCCAACCAGTTGGAGCTGGGTGGTAACAGTGGACCCGGCATTGCAAAGTCCACGGATGAAGCCAACGGGGGAGGGCCCACGGGAATGGACCGTCCAAATTCTCTTATGACCCAATGGTTGGCTGTCAGAAGGGTTGGTGTCACTACAAGGTGAGGACCACCGTAGCTGGCGGTGGACCACGGGGTTCCCCCATTATCAGATCTGATACGAGAGGGACGCAGCGCGAGTGGGACAGGAGGGGAGCttgttttgatttgattaatgGGAGGACTTGGATAGTTGGACGGCTGGGAATAGTTTAATTGGAGACGTTTGTTGGATGAGCTGCTACGCGAGGAGACGCCCCTTTTGGTACCCATTAATCTAACCATTCTTTTTCCATGGCTTCCTGCAGATCTAATGGCTTGGATTTTGCGAACCCATCAAActatggggggggggggggggggcagtGTCACGTGCTGGTCTTTTATGATGATGAAAGTCTAATGGAATAGTGTCGCACCATAAAGTCTAGGAAGGGAAGGATACGAGCACCATAGGTGCGACAACCAACAAAGTGCTTATATTATTATTTGTTTTTATATGTGATATACTTTATTTTGTTAGGTTGTATTTCTAATAAatgatttattaaaaaaattaatgcagTATTATGTCACATTAAGTCCGATGTAAagctttttaataatttaatttttttcataaattaaaaaaaaattaataataggagtgtaaatatatttgtgataatcataaaataaaaaatttaaaaattgaggaGAAAGCTatgcagaaaaatttaaaaaaaaattctaacatCATCATGTATATAATTTGCCATCCTATGTACTATATTATtagttttttttgtaaatatataaaATCTCTATAAAGAGTAACTCATGCGTCACCTGTCAATAATCTTATAAAAGTGGATGAAGTCTAGCATTAGCAGAAGATGGATCTAAAATCTATCTaatcactatcaaaatttttcctTCTCAATGAATATAAGAAGCATCTAACTTTTGCATATTATAAGCTAGTCTTTCTGAAGTAAAACGAAACGTCACCATAGgaacaacaatatcaaatatattaaCACCCCCAacaactataaaataatttaaactttTTATTTAAAGCTTTCAATTTAAAtggtttttagattatatttcaattttgcaTTTTTTTAAATAGTTCCACCACATTgagtttattaaaatatatttaaacaaTAACTATTAAAAATAAAACCACTCAACTATTAAATTAAacaatctataaaattaatataataataaataaatactaattaaaaatagaaaagataattttatgatatagaAAAATGATATAGatcctattatatatatatatatatatataacatatatgatACATGTAATATGATGTgaattgaaaatttttatcaatggagTAGCCAAAAGATTGGAATATATAGTAGAATAAATCTAACAAATAtgcaatatatataaatatatatatatatatatatatatatatatatatatatatatatatatatatataaactaaagATGTCTGTAGCAACTTGTATATCATACACATATACTAGTAGTCTTGTCTTTTTCTGCtattgtagttttttttttttttttattgtgttcctttcaagattttttttcttgatctgactaaatGCATTAGACCGACATTAAGAAGAATCATATCAATTTCCTTGCCGAAATTCAATGAGTTGGCTCCCACTTATACCCATTCTCACGGGTGGTAACCCTAACCCACCTCCTGGACGGCCTCAACACGTGGTGGGGGCGACCCATTTCCCCTACCTTGTTCCTCCAGCACACCAGCATCACACTCGATATCTCATCCCCTTCCCCAAGTTATCGACAAACAGACCAACCCGAGAAATCCAAAggaataagaaagaaagaaaaaaaaaattctctccccATATCGAATGTGATTCcaatggagagagagaggaattacGAGCGTGAGGGAAACGAACTCTCAAACAGTCCTTTTTAacgaatatataataataaagggGGTCGTGGAGATAAAGAGCCGAATCGCTCCCCAAGGCCCGACGCGAAGCCCTCATCGGGCGAAGTCCGCAGAGGAGAATCCGGAGGAcgaagaggagagagaagagagaatgagGGGAAGGAGAGGATTTTGTTGAAATAATTTGGAAAAATAACCGGGAAAATTTTGATTCCCAGTCGAGGCCAGCTTTCCTCCGCACCCAATCTTGCGGTCAGTTTTTAGGTTTTTCCTTGTTTAttcgtgtgtttttttttttttttttttaaagctcaTGGGGTCGAGATCTCAATCCGTTCCAGCTCgggaaggaatgggaggaagaagaagaaagtgatttGTTGTGGTGGGCGTGCTGATTTTCGTCTCTTGGTGTGGGGATTTTCGTGGTAGATTTTTTTACGTTTTGCGATTGGTTGTGGAGGAATGAGACGTTAGAAGTTTTTGTCATTTTTGATGGAAATTGGGAGGTTTGGTGCTGGGAATTGGTCGTTCTAGGTTTTGTTTGCTTTTTTTCGGTGGCGACGTTCTTGTTTTGGTCTTTGGATATCTTTCTCTTTCGTTTTTCGGCTGCATAGATTTCGTTAGATGAATCTGATTTATTGAAAGTTTTGTGTTTTTGTTCGAATGGATCTCGGATTTAACTGCTGCGATTGGTGAATCTTTCCAGGAACGCCGAAAGATTCAgtttttatggtttttttttttttaatcttttccaATCCATGAATGTGCTCTATAAGCAATGGTTCCTGATCGCTTTTTAGTACAAGATTTCATTTTCCTCCCTCCTTCTTCTCATGTTGATTTTGGTTTGTTTTTGTATGATTGAATAAgagatttgatttgtttgcttgcACTGATATTTCTTTTCCTTTTGCCTGTCCGATTATGGATTTATAGCTTCGGGAGCTAGAAAGATTGATTTTAGCAGCCCGGTGATTGGATTTATCATCTCAAGCTTCAATCTTGTTCTGGCTCTGGAGATATGTTGGAGGGCCAGTCCTGTTTGATCTCGAGGATGCTGCCTAGCTCCTGTGAGCAAGAATCCAAGTGGCTGTATATGACCTACCAGCTACTTGAGATCACGAACAACAAACGCCCACCGAGTGTGGAACTTGGGGAGCAACACGAAGATGTGAAGAGTAAGAGGACAAAGTCGCTGAATCCCCGAGATCCTTCCCTTATCGAGGAAACGGAGCCCCCTGTTGGTGAATCCGATTGTCAGGGCCACGGCGGTAGTGGGCAGCCCGCTGTTGATGAGTCCGATTGTCCCCAAGATCCTTCGCTTATCGGGGAAATGGAGCCCCCTGTTGATGAATCTGATCGTCAGGGCCATGGTGGTGGTGGGCAGCCCCCTGTTGATGAATCCAATCATCCCCAAGATCCTTCCCTTATCGAAGAAATGGAGCCCCCTGTTGATGAATCCGATCATCAGGgcgatggtggtggtggtgggcaGCCCCCTGTTGATGAATCCGATCAGGGCCATGGTGGTGGCACGCAGCCCCCTGTTGATGAATCCGATCATCAGGGCCATGGTGGTGGTGGGCATTCTGATTCAAATTCTCTTATCAGTGCAATTGGCCGAGACAACTCTATAAACTGTCTTCTTCATTGTTCTcgatctgattatggtgcccttgCTTCCCTTAACCGGAGCTTCCGTTCCTTGATACGGAGCGGTGAGCTTTACAAGTTACGGCGGCTGAATGAGATCACTGAGCACTGGGTGTACTTCTCCTGCAGTGTCCTTGAGTGGGTGGCATATGACCCATACCGTGAGCGCTGGATCACCCTCCCAAGGATGCCTCACAATGATTGCTTCATCTATGCAGATAAGGAGTCTCTCGCAGTGGGCACCG
This genomic window from Elaeis guineensis isolate ETL-2024a chromosome 13, EG11, whole genome shotgun sequence contains:
- the LOC105056549 gene encoding F-box/kelch-repeat protein At1g26930; protein product: MLEGQSCLISRMLPSSCEQESKWLYMTYQLLEITNNKRPPSVELGEQHEDVKSKRTKSLNPRDPSLIEETEPPVGESDCQGHGGSGQPAVDESDCPQDPSLIGEMEPPVDESDRQGHGGGGQPPVDESNHPQDPSLIEEMEPPVDESDHQGDGGGGGQPPVDESDQGHGGGTQPPVDESDHQGHGGGGHSDSNSLISAIGRDNSINCLLHCSRSDYGALASLNRSFRSLIRSGELYKLRRLNEITEHWVYFSCSVLEWVAYDPYRERWITLPRMPHNDCFIYADKESLAVGTELLVFGREITSHIVLRYSILTNSWSPGVEMNSPRCLFGSASFGEKAIVAGGTDARGTILNSAELYNSETQKWETLPSMNKPRKMCSGVFMDNKFYVIGGMASNTELLTCGEEYDLEKGTWRVIPNMSSGLNGVAGAPPLVAVVNNELYAADYGEKEVRKYDKENNSWVTLGRLPERPDSMNGWGLAFRACGERLIVIGGARAMGGGTIELNSWMPEEGLPEWNLIASRHLGSFVYNCAVMGC